In one Aricia agestis chromosome 5, ilAriAges1.1, whole genome shotgun sequence genomic region, the following are encoded:
- the LOC121727357 gene encoding uncharacterized protein LOC121727357 isoform X7, protein MARWVPVIVALLLATAAARKSPPAPARHEPQIEEVTAKQLERLLEEKDFVAVFWYARSCVTCDKVLEELETIDDDTDTFGVDFVKINDKRLAKQHGITKFPALTYFREKEPIIYEGDLMDEESVLDFLTSLEAMDLPDRIEEVNQKILEKIIEDTEYVAVLFCPDHSSCGPLSNKPECKKCAKALQELENIDDEADQLGIGFVKIHDEELAEEYSLGELPRLVYYRHQIPVIYEGELSREEDVLEWLIANKSTGDEEDVIEDVTAKTLNTLIGNIDNLVVLFYDHGDDESMTVLAELEKIDDDCDRHGIQFVKIDDKKAAKEFGIDDVPSIVYFEKQIPNVYDGDLENEDEILEWLVSQLEKDEIEDVTDEMLDKLIKDGKTVAVLFYDNNDRKSQKVLNELENIDDECDQLGIAFVKIDNDEEAREYGIDKVPTLLYFEKGIPTFYEGNLEEEEKVLTWLKHQTESDEIEDITDEMLDLILEKMNYVAVLFYDKDQKKSQKVLAELENIDDECDQNDIAFVKIDDDKEAKEYGIESVPTIVFFEKGIPHIYEGDLMNEDELLGWLIHQKRHSEIPEVTDEMMDKLIESTQYLAVIFYNKEDKQDIRVMNELENIDDDLEKEGIVIVRIDNNAEAKEYGIHHLPTLVYFEDNIPAIYEGDLMNENEVLEWLIEQKNSATIEEVNDEILVDLIEEHEYVVVYFSGTCEESEECDTILDELENIDDELDETGIIFVTTEDTSLAKKHGIKNFPTLVFFRNKEPLFFKGDIEDEDEVLAWLTDEDTLEIPGRIEEVNVKMLEKILEENDHIVVFFYKEGDKKSQKILSELENIDDECEEKDIDFVKTSDEGIEKEYDLPDLPALAFYRHKFRTIYDGDLMHEEAILKWVLELHESVPDVIENVDRKTLKDLINDVEHLAVFFYSDTCDTCDDILEELETIDDDTDKHGIQFVKSKDAKLASDIGIFSFPALVYYETGVPIMYDGDLLDESEVLDWMVQQKEDESIEEIDRDQLFKYIETKEFLAVVFYKEEDPGSPRILRHVELIDDEASEYGIKIVKCSDRLMAKKYGFRNPPGITYFRKTKYINYDGDIDDEEEILDWLTNPENMELTDHIEKVNRKMFQKIRQMSDYVAVFFYSNDCKQCPKVLAEIEHIDDDADGAGINFVKIDDRQMAKEFGVFALPAVLFFKLGSKDPVIYAGDLYDEQQLLNWLLTQKNPSGDVIEALEGQELIDLIESSTSIAVYFYSLDCEQCAGILEELENIDDDCDRHGIKFVKTQDYSIAESYGATDFPVLVYFEHNVPNVYEGSLAEEEEVLQWLITQKTEDRIELITRVMLEKMVEETQYLAVYFYKLNCHICDHILEELEKIDDECDVYGIHMVKLQDPQLAKRYSIKTFPAMVYFRNGNPLLFEGDLQNEESILEWLIDDDNRELADEIESVNDRMLDRLLFESHLLAVFFYDEEDCPECEDILESLEQIDGEVDQFGIDFVKISSPDAAERYGIVNIPSLVYYRKRTPMFYDGDLHQVDKVLQWLTSQDVFELKNEIEEVNRKMLDKLLEENEFLAVYFYENSQESRFVLDKLENIDSETDNLDITFVKMHDPRYARKWGVTKLPAIVYFRKRFPSIYRGELMAEDEVLEWLRKNRFRQPELNIFMYALIALSIAFVIYTAFLMQCFKPAPTTTTQHPKQS, encoded by the exons GAGATCTTATGGACGAGGAGAGCGTCCTGGATTTCTTGACGAGCTTAGAAGCAATGGACCTTCCTGACAGGATAGAAGAAGTCAATCAGAAAATCTTGGAAAAAATAATCGAGGATACGGAATATGTTGCTGTGCTCTTCT GTCCTGATCACAGTAGTTGCGGCCCGTTAAGCA ATAAACCTGAATGCAAGAAATGTGCCAAAGCTCTCCAAGAACTGGAAAACATCGATGACGAGGCTGATCAGCTTGGAATAGGTTTTGTGAAAATCCACGATGAAGAACTAGCCGAGGAGTACAGTCTTGGAGAATTGCCAAGATTAGTATACTATAGGCACCAAATACCCGTCATCTATGAAG GAGAACTCAGCCGGGAAGAGGACGTCTTGGAATGGCTCATTGCCAACAAATCGACTGGGGATGAAGAAGATGTGATCGAGGATGTAACGGCTAAAACACTCAATACTCTTATAGGAAACATCGATAATCTTGTCGTATTATTCT aCGATCACGGTGACGATGAGTCAATGACGGTTTTAGCAGAACTTGAAAAAATTGACGACGACTGTGATCGTCACGGAattcaatttgttaaaatcgATGACAAGAAAGCCGCTAAAGAATTTGGAATCGACGATGTCCCATCTATTGTGTACTTTGAAAAACAGATCCCCAATGTTTACGACG GTGACCTTGAGAACGAAGATGAGATTTTGGAGTGGCTTGTAAGCCAATTAGAGAAAGATGAAATCGAGGACGTAACTGATGAAATGCTCGACAAGCTTATTAAGGATGGAAAAACAGTCgctgttttatttt ATGATAACAATGACCGAAAGTCTCAGAAGGTTCTAAATGAGCTTGAAAACATTGACGACGAATGTGACCAACTAGGCATTGCTTTTGTAAAAATAGACAATGACGAAGAAGCTCGAGAATATGGTATCGATAAAGTTCCTACGCTTTTGTACTTTGAAAAAGGTATCCCCACATTTTATGAAGGTAATCTAGAAGAGGAAGAAAAAGTTCTTACTTGGTTAAAACATCAGACCGAAAGTGATGAAATAGAAGATATTACGGATGAGATGTTAGATCTGATACTTGAAAAAATGAATTATGTCGCAGTTCTGTTTT atgACAAGGATCAGAAGAAGAGTCAAAAGGTTTTAGCCGAATTAGAAAATATTGACGATGAGTGCGATCAAAACGATATAGCTTTCGTTAAGATAGACGATGACAAGGAAGCAAAGGAATATGGTATTGAATCTGTGCCAACGATTGTTTTCTTTGAGAAAGGCATACCACACATTTATGAGGGTGACCTTATGAATGAAGATGAACTCTTAGGATGGTTAATACACCAGAAACGTCATAGTGAAATTCCTGAAGTTACTGATGAAATGATGGACAAACTTATTGAATCAACACAATACCTCGCAGTAATATTCT ATAACAAAGAGGATAAGCAAGATATCAGGGTTATGAATGAATTGGAAAACATTGATGATGATTTAGAGAAAGAAGGCATTGTCATAGTAAGAATAGACAACAATGCTGAGGCAAAAGAATATGGAATCCACCATCTACCAACTTTAGTTTACTTCGAAGATAATATACCAGCTATTTATGAAGGCGATCTTATGAACGAAAATGAAGTTCTAGAATGGCTAATTGAGCAAAAAAATAGTGCAACCATAGAAGAAGTAAATGACGAAATATTGGTGGATCTTATTGAGGAACATGAATATGTGGTTGTCTATTTCA GTGGAACTTGTGAAGAAAGTGAAGAATGCGATACAATCTTGGATGAGTTGGAAAACATCGATGACGAACTAGATGAAACTGGAATTATATTCGTCACTACAGAAGATACATCACTAGCGAAAAAGCATGGCATTAAAAATTTCCCAACTCTGGTCTTCTTCAGAAATAAAGAGCCACTATTCTTCAAAg GCGACATTGAAGATGAAGATGAAGTTTTGGCTTGGTTGACTGATGAAGATACTTTAGAAATTCCGGGGAGAATAGAAGAGGTTAATGTAAAGATGCTTGAGAAGATATTAGAAGAGAATGATCACATCGTAGTTTTCTttt atAAGGAAGGTGACAAAAAATCACAGAAAATTTTAAGTGAGTTAGAAAATATCGATGACGAGTGCGAAGAAAAAGATATCGATTTCGTCAAAACATCTGACGAAGGAATTGAGAAAGAATATGATTTACCAGACTTGCCAGCTCTAGCATTTTACCGTCACAAATTTAGAACTATATACGATGGGGACTTGATGCACGAGGAAGCTATTTTGAAGTGGGTTTTGGAATTGCACGAATCTGTACCAGATGTTATTGAAAATGTTGATCGGAAAACTTTAAAAGATCTCATAAATGACGTCGAACATTTGGCCGTATTTttct ATAGCGACACCTGTGATACCTGTGATGATATCCTTGAGGAACTAGAAACTATTGATGACGACACTGACAAACATGGTATTCAGTTCGTTAAGTCTAAGGATGCTAAGCTGGCATCTGATATTGGTATTTTCAGCTTTCCAGCTCTTGTATACTATGAAACCGGAGTTCCAATAATGTATGATG ggGACTTACTGGATGAGTCCGAAGTTCTGGATTGGATGGTGCAACAAAAGGAAGATGAAAGTATAGAGGAAATTGACAGAGATCAACTGTTTAAATATATTGAAACAAAGGAATTTTTGGCGGTAGTATTTT acAAAGAAGAAGACCCTGGAAGTCCACGAATACTTAGACACGTTGAACTCATAGACGATGAGGCATCCGAGTATGGTATTAAAATCGTAAAATGTAGCGATCGTCTCATGGCCAAGAAATATGGCTTTAGAAATCCACCGGGTATCACCTACTTTAGAAAGACCAAGTATATTAATTACGACGGGGATATAGACGATGAAGAAGAAATTCTAGATTGGCTGACTAATCCAGAAAATATGGAACTTACAGATCACATTGAAAAAGTTAATAGGAAAATGTTCCAGAAGATTCGTCAAATGTCTGATTATGTAGCTGTGTTCTTTT ACAGTAATGACTGCAAACAGTGTCCAAAAGTTCTTGCCGAGATAGAACATATTGATGATGATGCTGATGGGGCTGGGATTAACTTTGTGAAAATTGACGACAGGCAGATGGCAAAAGAATTTGGAGTATTTGCTTTACCAGCTGTTTTGTTCTTCAAATTGGGTTCTAAGGATCCTGTCATTTATGCGG GTGACCTATACGATGAACAACAACTACTAAATTGGCTACTGACGCAGAAAAATCCGTCTGGAGACGTAATTGAAGCTTTGGAAGGCCAAGAACTTATAGATCTAATTGAGAGCTCTACCTCAATAGCTGTTTACTTCT ACTCCCTAGATTGCGAACAATGTGCTGGAATTTTGGAAGAACTCGAAAATATTGATGACGATTGCGACAGACATGGTATTAAATTCGTCAAGACACAAGATTATTCTATTGCTGAGTCATATGGGGCTACTGATTTTCCCGTGCTAGTTTACTTTGAGCATAACGTGCCAAATGTTTATGAAGGTTCATTAGCAGAGGAAGAAGAGGTGTTACAGTGGTTGATTACACAAAAAACCGAAGACCGCATTGAACTTATAACAAGAGTTATGCTAGAAAAGATGGTGGAAGAAACACAATATTTAGCAGTATATTTCT ATAAACTAAACTGTCACATATGTGATCACATTCTTGAAGAATTAGAAAAGATTGATGACGAATGTGACGTATATGGCATTCACATGGTTAAACTTCAGGATCCGCAACTAGCCAAAAGATATTCTATCAAAACTTTCCCAGCAATGGTATATTTCAG AAATGGGAATCCGTTACTTTTTGAAGGCGACTTACAAAATGAAGAATCAATCTTAGAATGGCTTATTGATGATGACAATCGTGAGTTAGCGGATGAGATTGAATCTGTAAATGATAGAATGCTTGACAGGCTATTGTTCGAGTCCCATTTACTTGCTGTATTCTTTT ACGACGAAGAAGATTGTCCTGAATGTGAAGACATTTTGGAGTCCTTGGAACAAATCGACGGTGAAGTGGATCAATTTGGAATcgactttgtaaaaatatcaAGCCCCGATGCAGCTGAGAGATATGGCATTGTAAACATACCGTCACTTGTCTACTATCGTAAGCGTACCCCAATGTTTTACGATGGAGATTTACACCAAGTAGACAAAGTACTTCAATGGTTAACGTCTCAAGATGTTTTTGAACTGAAAAACGAAATTGAAGAGGTTAACAGAAAGATGTTGGACAAACTACTAGAGGAAAATGAATTTCTCGCTGTATATTTCT ACGAGAATTCTCAAGAAAGCCGATTCGTACTAGACAAATTAGAGAACATTGATAGTGAGACCGATAACTTGGACATTACTTTTGTCAAAATGCACGACCCTCGATATGCAAGAAAATGGGGTGTTACAAAACTGCCAGCGATTGTTTATTTCCGGAAACGGTTTCCCAGTATATACAGAG gcGAGTTGATGGCCGAGGACGAAGTATTGGAGTGGTTGCGGAAAAATCGATTTAGGCAGCCAGAGTTGAATATATTTATGTATGCGTTGATAGCACTATCAATAGCTTTCGTTATTTACACTGCCTTTCTTATGCAGTGTTTCAAGCCTGCCCCTACCACTACAACGCAACATCCAAAGCAATCGTGA